In a single window of the Notamacropus eugenii isolate mMacEug1 chromosome 4, mMacEug1.pri_v2, whole genome shotgun sequence genome:
- the LOC140502138 gene encoding LOW QUALITY PROTEIN: vomeronasal type-2 receptor 26-like (The sequence of the model RefSeq protein was modified relative to this genomic sequence to represent the inferred CDS: inserted 1 base in 1 codon; substituted 1 base at 1 genomic stop codon), with amino-acid sequence MGLEDEACTEPSALKSGDIKIKYVSHLPSSLLTSLVLFLPGLARKIESLPCFYQNNPVISRDGDLVIGIFLSFFSVQVNTIKGAELFESPPNKACKPYQWLHKNYQQALAVVFAVEEINRNPNLLPNISLGFHLYNTYHSDERTLESSLCWLSGLDQFIPNYSCMGQDKSMAVIGGATSALSVQMGTLFDLYKFPQISYGPFDTILNDKIKFPSLYQMAPKDSSLHQGVVRLMVYFEWNWIGLIVSDDMRGEEFLWKIRREMEKNDVCTSFTEKVSVSERRHMESHENFMPRIIASSTKVIVIHGDTDXLMIMRYSQVPLFPVRKVWIATSHWDITVRHFFVEGYAFQGALVFSYLTSEIPGFKTFLKRVTPSKYPDDVLLREFWLSAFGCPDPPKNPEQEICSSNASLETLPLCSFDMTMSGLSHTIYNTVYAVVWALHEIVTRKSEETSMGDKDYLLPHSWQLHSSLKNIQFKNSAGDQVFVDENRNPEAQYAIMNYFLFPNETDALVKVGQFVPKAPNGEDFTVCEDGIGWGFWDSKAPHGVCSDSCGPGFRKIPLEGKAACCFDFSPCPEGEISSGIGAEQCTKCPEDEYPNEQRDRCLPKLVTFLNLKEPVGVTLASVAVSFSLLTALILWVFVKFQETPIVKANNRTLSYTLLISLAFCFLCSMLFIGQPTPATCLLRQTVFAVVFTVAVSSILAKTIIVVLAFKVVRPGSRMRMFINSRVSNYVVLICSAIQVXIWLGTSPPFPEADAHSESGHIILRCNEGSDFAFYCILGYMGFLALGSFTVAFLARNLPDIFNETKFITFSMLMFCSVWATFLPTYQSAKGKAMVIVEIFSILASSFGLLGCIFIPKCYMILLKPDRNTQKQTTNQQDSRGKVFSAAQAITSSSENNRPEDQSILI; translated from the exons ATGGGTCTTGAGGATGAGGCTTGCACTGAACCCAGTGCACTTAAGTCAGGGGATATCAAGATT AAATATGTTTCTCAtctgccttcttcccttctcacATCACTGGTGTTATTCCTTCCGGGACTGGCACGCAAAATAGAGAGCCTCCCTTGCTTCTACCAGAATAACCCTGTTATTTCCAGAGATGGGGACCTGGTGATTGggatctttttatctttcttctcaGTTCAAGTGAACACTATAAAAGGAGCAGAACTGTTTGAAAGTCCTCCTAACAAAGCTTGTAAGCCTTATCA gTGGCTGCACAAAAATTACCAGCAGGCCCTGGCTGTAGTGTTTGCTGTGGAGGAGATTAACAGGAACCCCAATCTGTTGCCCAACATTTCCTTGGGATTCCACCTCTACAACACCTACCATAGTGATGAGAGGACCTTGGAGAGCTCCCTGTGCTGGCTGTCTGGGCTGGACCAGTTCATCCCTAACTACAGCTGCATGGGACAGGACAAGTCTATGGCTGTCATTGGAGGAGCCACATCAGCTCTGTCGGTCCAGATGGGGACTCTGTTTGACCTCTACAAGTTTCCACAG ATCAGCTATGGTCCATTTGATACCATTCTTAATGACAAGATCAAATTTCCTTCCCTGTATCAGATGGCCCCCAAAGACTCTTCTCTTCACCAAGGTGTTGTTCGCTTAATGGTATATTTTGAATGGAACTGGATAGGACTGATTGTTTCAGATGACATGAGAGGTGAGGAATTCCTCTGgaaaataagaagggaaatggaaaagaatgatgTATGCACATCCTTCACAGAGAAGGTCTCTGTCAGTGAGAGAAGACATATGGAATCCCATGAGAATTTTATGCCTAGGATCATAGCATCATCAACCAAGGTGATTGTCATCCACGGTGACACAGATTAGCTAATGATTATGAGATACTCACAAGTTCCTTTATTCCCAGTAAGGAAGGTGTGGATTGCCACCTCTCACTGGGACATAACCGTGAGACACTTCTTTGTTGAAGGTTATGCATTCCAAGGGGCTCTGGTGTTTTCATACTTGACTAGTGAAATTCCTGGATTCAAGACCTTTCTTAAGAGAGTTACACCTTCTAAATACCCAGATGACGTTTTACTTAGGGAATTCTGGCTCTCAGCTTTTGGCTGCCCAGATCCACCCAAAAACCCAGAGCAAGAGATTTGTTCATCAAATGCTTCCTTGGAGACTTTGCCGCTGTGCTCTTTTGACATGACCATGTCTGGTTTGAGTCACACCATCTACAATACTGTTTATGCTGTGGTTTGGGCATTACATGAAATAGTTACGAGAAAATCAGAGGAAACCTCAATGGGAGACAAAGATTATTTATTACCTCATTCTTGGCAG ctGCACTCCTCCCTGAAGAACATTCAATTTAAAAACAGTGCTGGTGACCAAGTGTTTGTGGATGAAAATAGAAACCCTGAGGCTCAATATGCCATTatgaactattttctctttccaaatgAGACTGATGCTCTGGTGAAAGTGGGGCAGTTTGTTCCCAAAGCTCCCAATGGTGAAGATTTCACAGTTTGTGAGGATGGCATAGGGTGGGGATTTTGGGATTCAAAG GCTCCCCATGGAGTATGCAGTGACAGTTGTggtcctggattcaggaagatcccTTTGGAGGGGAAGGCTGCCTGCTGCTTTGACTTCTCCCCATGCCCAGAAGGGGAGATCTCCAGTGGAATTG GTGCAGAGCAGTGTACGAAGTGCCCAGAAGATGAATATCCAAATGAGCAGAGAGATCGCTGCCTCCCAAAACTTGTCACCTTCCTAAATCTGAAAGAACCTGTGGGGGTGACTTTGGCCTCTGtagctgtttccttctctttactgACAGCTCTCATTTTGTGGGTCTTTGTGAAGTTCCAAGAAACTCCCATAGTCAAAGCCAATAATCGGACTCTCAGTTACACTCTCCTCATCTCCCTGGCCTTCTGTTTCCTCTGCTCCATGCTCTTCATAGGCCAACCTACTCCTGCCACGTGTCTCCTCCGACAAACAGTGTTTGCAGTTGTGTTCACAGTAGCTGTTTCCTCCATTTTGGCCAAAACCATCATAGTGGTTCTGGCTTTCAAGGTTGTAAGGCCAGGGAGCAGGATGCGGATGTTCATAAATTCTAGAGTGTCCAACTAtgttgttctcatctgctcagcCATCCAAG GCATCTGGTTGGGAACCTCTCCCCCCTTTCCAGAAGCAGATGCACACTCTGAATCTGGCCACATAATCCTTAGATGTAATGAGGGCTCTGACTTTGCATTTTACTGCATCCTAGGTTACATGGGCTTTCTGGCCCTGGGAAGTTTTACTGTAGCTTTTTTGGCCAGGAACCTACCTGATATCTTCAATGAAACCAAGTTCATCACTTTTAGCATGCTAATGTTTTGCAGTGTCTGGGCCACTTTTCTCCCTACATATCAAAGCGCCAAAGGGAAGGCCATGGTGATTGTGGAGATCTTCTCCATCTTAGCCTCCAGTTTTGGGTTACTGGGATGCATTTTTATTCCCAAATGTTATATGATCCTCCTGAAGCCAGACAGAAATACCCAGAAACAGACAACGAATCAACAGGATTCCAGAGGCAAGGTTTTTTCTGCAGCACAGGCTATTACTTCCAGTTCTGAGAATAATAGACCTGAAGATCAATCCATATTAATCTAG